Proteins from one Nerophis lumbriciformis linkage group LG16, RoL_Nlum_v2.1, whole genome shotgun sequence genomic window:
- the LOC133617434 gene encoding uncharacterized protein isoform X1: MPFHLIKFQMNGDIAVVPSGWYDDGMVFWPSYKNTDRVKRAALNEEQHAPNWPRYDVSVVRTCDHYKDALKIMQRYRNGCNTSDLQYEAENEVELPEKKNRKPVNRLGDSNDSEEDPGHGDLASLGLASQLHWQSPPSRRVPARVISTRQLNSSTGDNFPAPHHGEGRIHMPSPAPALNMQRVTQGKAVPPRLPPPPAPALNRPTRRGERMADNVSCSATEVQILSLLETIKHTQDQLVAKVNFLTSRLTSTPGPEVEMPANIRFPLEQLEAVETFETFLKEPSNGPARQRVISSLATIGGQDVKRVTWNILGRIFTDEVSHQISWKGVNNKKAFSRMATKTLLFSTVRKNVVTRSATDAEVTKHAIRWFNLAADRAARRRVVLELNKGKVSQDLTGFLEPIEDDSEKGTPVDCTSADEETLSMDSRRLADQETAQSPTDANIIELAQLQIQTEKRSLESIELDIEIKKRKLRKLDREMLKLEHEASKSH, translated from the exons ATGCCTTTTCATctgatcaaatttcaaatgaacgGAGACATTGCGGTTGTCCCAAGTGGATGGTATGATGATGGGATGGTTTTCTGGCCCAGCTATAAAAACACAGACAGAGTGAAAAGGGCCGCTTTAAATGAGGAGCAGCATGCGCCAAACTGGCCAAGATATGACGTTTCTGTTGTCCGAACTTGTG ACCACTACAAAGATGCATTGAAAATAATGCAACGATATCGAAACGGCTGCAACACCTCAGACCTGCAGTATGAGGCAGAGAATGAGGTTGAGCTGCCAGAAAAaaagaacaggaagccagt CAATCGCCTCGGGGACTCGAATGATAGCGAGGAAGACCCGGGACATGGTGACCTCGCATCTCTGGGGTTGGCAAGCCAATTGCACTGGCAGA GTCCACCATCTCGCCGAGTACCAGCAAGAGTCATTAGTACTCGTCAACTCAACTCCTCAACTGGAGATAACTTTCCAG CACCTCACCATGGGGAAGGACGTATTCATATGCCTTCACCAGCACCTGCATTAAACATGCAGAGAGTTACACAAG GTAAGGCAGTCCCTCCTCGACTCCCTCCACCCCCCGCACCAGCCCTCAACAGGCCAACACGGCGAGGGGAAAGAATGGCTGACAACGTTTCCTGCTCTG CGACTGAGGTCCAGATCCTTAGCCTGCTGGAAACGATTAAACACACCCAAGACCAGCTGGTGGCGAAGGTCAACTTCTTAACCAGCAGGTTGACCAGTACCCCGGGGCCAGAAGTTGAAATGCCTGCCAATATCCGGTTTCCACTGGAACAGTTGGAGGCAGTGGAGACATTTGAGACATTTTTGAAGGAACCATCAAATGGCCCAGCTCGACAAAGAGTG ATTTCTTCTTTGGCCACCATTGGAGGCCAGGATGTGAAGCGGGTGACCTGGAACATCCTGGGCAGGATCTTCACAGATGAAGTTTCACATCAGATAAGTTGGAAGGGTGTCAACAACAAAAAGGCCTTTAGCAGGATGGCAACAAAGACCTTGCTTTTCA GTACTGTGAGAAAAAATGTGGTGACAAGGTCAGCCACGGACGCTGAGGTCACCAAACACGCTATCAGGTGGTTCAACCTGGCGGCGGATCGGGCAGCGAGGAGACGAGTAGTGCTGGAGTTAAATAAAGGAAAAG TGTCTCAAGACTTAACTGGGTTTCTGGAGCCAATAGAAGACGATTCA GAGAAAGGCACACCTGTGGACTGCACCTCTGCAGATGAGGAGACGCTCTCAATGGACTCTAGAAGGCTTGCG GACCAAGAGACTGCACAGTCGCCAACAGATGCTAACATT ATTGAGCTGGCACAACTCCAAATCCAGACAGAGAAACGCAGTCTGGAATCGATTGAGCTggatattgaaataaaaaagaggAAGTTGAGAAAACTTGACCGGGAAATGCTGAAATTGGAACATGAGGCGAGTAAATCACATTAG
- the LOC133617434 gene encoding uncharacterized protein isoform X2 gives MPFHLIKFQMNGDIAVVPSGWYDDGMVFWPSYKNTDRVKRAALNEEQHAPNWPRYDVSVVRTCDHYKDALKIMQRYRNGCNTSDLQYEAENEVELPEKKNRKPVNRLGDSNDSEEDPGHGDLASLGLASQLHWQTPHHGEGRIHMPSPAPALNMQRVTQGKAVPPRLPPPPAPALNRPTRRGERMADNVSCSATEVQILSLLETIKHTQDQLVAKVNFLTSRLTSTPGPEVEMPANIRFPLEQLEAVETFETFLKEPSNGPARQRVISSLATIGGQDVKRVTWNILGRIFTDEVSHQISWKGVNNKKAFSRMATKTLLFSTVRKNVVTRSATDAEVTKHAIRWFNLAADRAARRRVVLELNKGKVSQDLTGFLEPIEDDSEKGTPVDCTSADEETLSMDSRRLADQETAQSPTDANIIELAQLQIQTEKRSLESIELDIEIKKRKLRKLDREMLKLEHEASKSH, from the exons ATGCCTTTTCATctgatcaaatttcaaatgaacgGAGACATTGCGGTTGTCCCAAGTGGATGGTATGATGATGGGATGGTTTTCTGGCCCAGCTATAAAAACACAGACAGAGTGAAAAGGGCCGCTTTAAATGAGGAGCAGCATGCGCCAAACTGGCCAAGATATGACGTTTCTGTTGTCCGAACTTGTG ACCACTACAAAGATGCATTGAAAATAATGCAACGATATCGAAACGGCTGCAACACCTCAGACCTGCAGTATGAGGCAGAGAATGAGGTTGAGCTGCCAGAAAAaaagaacaggaagccagt CAATCGCCTCGGGGACTCGAATGATAGCGAGGAAGACCCGGGACATGGTGACCTCGCATCTCTGGGGTTGGCAAGCCAATTGCACTGGCAGA CACCTCACCATGGGGAAGGACGTATTCATATGCCTTCACCAGCACCTGCATTAAACATGCAGAGAGTTACACAAG GTAAGGCAGTCCCTCCTCGACTCCCTCCACCCCCCGCACCAGCCCTCAACAGGCCAACACGGCGAGGGGAAAGAATGGCTGACAACGTTTCCTGCTCTG CGACTGAGGTCCAGATCCTTAGCCTGCTGGAAACGATTAAACACACCCAAGACCAGCTGGTGGCGAAGGTCAACTTCTTAACCAGCAGGTTGACCAGTACCCCGGGGCCAGAAGTTGAAATGCCTGCCAATATCCGGTTTCCACTGGAACAGTTGGAGGCAGTGGAGACATTTGAGACATTTTTGAAGGAACCATCAAATGGCCCAGCTCGACAAAGAGTG ATTTCTTCTTTGGCCACCATTGGAGGCCAGGATGTGAAGCGGGTGACCTGGAACATCCTGGGCAGGATCTTCACAGATGAAGTTTCACATCAGATAAGTTGGAAGGGTGTCAACAACAAAAAGGCCTTTAGCAGGATGGCAACAAAGACCTTGCTTTTCA GTACTGTGAGAAAAAATGTGGTGACAAGGTCAGCCACGGACGCTGAGGTCACCAAACACGCTATCAGGTGGTTCAACCTGGCGGCGGATCGGGCAGCGAGGAGACGAGTAGTGCTGGAGTTAAATAAAGGAAAAG TGTCTCAAGACTTAACTGGGTTTCTGGAGCCAATAGAAGACGATTCA GAGAAAGGCACACCTGTGGACTGCACCTCTGCAGATGAGGAGACGCTCTCAATGGACTCTAGAAGGCTTGCG GACCAAGAGACTGCACAGTCGCCAACAGATGCTAACATT ATTGAGCTGGCACAACTCCAAATCCAGACAGAGAAACGCAGTCTGGAATCGATTGAGCTggatattgaaataaaaaagaggAAGTTGAGAAAACTTGACCGGGAAATGCTGAAATTGGAACATGAGGCGAGTAAATCACATTAG